The stretch of DNA GTGAAGTTGTTGTAGCTTTAAAGTTAAACTAACTAGGTACAACTAAAGTTGGAAGATTTTCTATGAATCTTGGGCAATAAAATCTTCCCGACCTTTATTGTCCCTCCCCATGTGAACTCTGTACATTGAATCAAATCCATGTAGGCCCACAGTTTTGTCTGTATGTGTGGATTTCATTTTCAAAGCTGTTAAACCCATGTTTACACTGCaactttctttttcaaaattagttGTTGCTTTCAAATCAAAATTCACGGtttcattataattaaaatgtgtCAGAACCTCACATAATAATGATAGGAAGACAAAGAACCTAAGAAAACATTTGTATATTCCATCAAAGACCTCACATTAGAGAGCCTGAATCTGAGTCACTCAACCAATTTCATCACATTCCCACTAACAGTTTGCAATCGAATGACCTCACTTTACAGTAAGTGGCAAGTAGTAGGCTATAACTTCTTGCACATGCctgtaaattaaatactttaaattatAAGACTAACACAATTAAACTCGTATTAATTCCTTTAAAGACATTTGGTGACTCATAATACACTAAGCTCAGAGATGCACGAAGTAAGAGATTAGATGTGCAACTGCAGTGTAGTATAGAAAAAGTTGAATAACACCAGCCAATAcgagaaagaaaaatatgaaaattttctcTGATTCTATTGTAAGTGTTACTAGTACTACCAACATCAAAATTAGAGACCAATTTGTTTTTCCGTCTCAAATGTAgtaattcaattttttctaCGTGCTGTTGAATTGGCACAGATTGAAAAACTACTATATACAAAGAATGGCTTACATTTCTTGATAGAATATAATCACCAAGTGTTGAGGAACTCATATCGAGCACATGTTTCATTGATTTCGGAACCGATAAGGAAGCTTCTTCCGCACCATCATATGTCATATCTCTTGATTTTTGTAATTGAAAATCCCAGACCTGCACAAACATAGAAAAACTATTTATAGCATATGTCTAAACCAACTAGTCCATATTTACACATATCAGGATGTGAGTTGAACCAGTACACCACAGCTAGTTCAATCAATACAGGGTGAAAATTTTGATGGCCATAACTTAGGAACAggtaaaaatattcaaaaacaGGTAGAAGcaaaacattataaaattaactaaaaaaaacattttccaGGATCTCAACTGAGTTTTTACATTGAGAATAAAGCTCTTACTGAATATGTTGGTAGTCTTCAATCACATTGTCACAGAAAGCTGCAAGTAAAATAGTTATCAAAATGATGATGCAAGATGACAATGCATTTAAGCTAGAAAATGATGAATTTCATTGTCCAAAGTTTCAACTTTCAAGCCAgaacattatatttttaaagagatTGAAGCAACCCTATATTTACCAGCAACCAATTACAATTAACAATCCTATAGAAATATTAAGTGTAAATGCAATTATCAGTTAGATAGGAACGAAAAAACTAGCAAAGAATGGTAAGGAGCGGTCCAAGTAACCGAAACTAATGAGAAGAATTCATTCTACAAAAGCTAAAAGCCTAGCAACAAGAGTAAATGTTTAGAACAAAATCATACTTACATATTAATCtatatttacaagaaaaataaaccaattttttttgtaaatgcTACATCATTCACCTAGTAACAAACAATGCAGCCTAGTTACTcgaatttattatttattcatcaGTCATTAAAAATGTAACTAAgctttttctattaaaaaaatgaaattgaacttTAATCACACAAAAAGAAGAACTAAGACTTCCTATATCATGGCAAAATTTAGACTAGTATCTAGAAGCTTCTCAAAttatactaataattatttCCTAATTATCTTAAACAGTTACTCCggaattaaataagaaaaaaaaagtatttgaaaatttaatatataaatcgAGTTTTCATATatcattttgtttatatttcatttaaaagtGAGTAttagaaaaacatatttattagaaaaattatactattatttctttaaattacATTGTTATAAAGTTAATCTAAAATGAGTTTACATAAGATTCAATTTTACAAACCTGAGGAGGTTGATAGGTGGGGTTACGATCCCAGAGAAGAACACCGGGTTCAGTTCCGTAATCATTGTTATTGTTTTTCTTAGCTTCAACTTCAAATTCAGATGGCCAATTGAGCATAGAAGTAAACGGAGTTTGCTGAAGAAGCAATGAATCATCAACTTCATTACTACAATCATTGAAATTGAACTCATTTTTTACTTCACCACCACACACTGAACCTTCAAAATCCCTCTTTCTCTTTGCAACTTCCACTACCTGTTCATAAACCTCATCTCTATTCTGAACAACAGGAACCACGGGACCTTCGAACTCCGCGACGTAAACGGCGTCGTTTAGCTTCAAATCAAGCCCCAGAGCAGAGACGATCTCGTGAACGGAGGGACAGCCGGAGAGACCGTCGAGACGGCGGCGGTTGTGGAGAGGAGGGGAAGAGTCGTCGTCGCCGTCGCCGTGAGCTTCCCAATCGCAGCGGGGACATCGGACTAGGTTATCGGTGAAGCAACGAACTGAAGCGGCGTCGTTTTTGCAGTTTTGGCAAATTTGGTATCGCACGTGCTTGAATGCGAGTGCGTTTGCGGAGTGCACGTGCTGATCACATACTAAGCATAGTTTGGCGGAGTCTGGTCTGCAGTATAGCACCGCGCTTCTTGAGTCGCAGTAGTCACACGGAAACGACATCGTTTTGATTCACAACTACGAAACTAAGTAGTGATATTTTGAGAAGTGAAGTGTGAAGTAGctttatgaagaaaaatagCATCGCACATGATAAGCATGGGAAAGTGAGGACGCGGAATGTATGTGAaggtaatagtaatagtaatagtaatagtaatagtagtGGGGACAAGTAGAAGGTGGTATAAAGATATTTGTTTACTTTTTGGATCCGATAGATTATTGAGGAGTGAATCTTGCTTGCATTGCATGTGCCATCTGTGTTTGTGTTGTAACTTTGCTTGCTTGTACAGATTCCGTGTTGTCCCTTTGTTGGAGTGAGATGCCGTGTGACAGTTTTTGGACTTTGGGCTTCTTGGAGGTAAGGTAGGTGGTCTTTTATGTTTGGGCCTATTGGACAGGTGCTCGCAGATCCAACTATGCACGTTCATGACTCATTCACGTCGAAATTTCTTTCCCACAATTTCTATTTGGattaatcaaattcaaatataattttttatgtttttggagttaaaatacaagttttaaagatttgtttaatacataatataagatattaaaaataagttgTCATATCATGAATTAATACATACGATAAATTAATTCTTAATTTAtcttatgttatatttatagttgaaatttatattCTCAATATGAGTTGAGTTATAaactaagataaaataaaaataataatttatttaattatttttaaaaactataatttaaaatttaaaattaaaatatgataaaatataaatattaaaataatttttaaaatctaatcttaaatataaaaatataaatgtaagtCTGCAGTATAGCACCGCGCTTCTTGAGTCGCAGTAGTCACACGGAAACGACATCGTTTTGATTCACAACTACGAAACTAAGTAGTGATATTTTGAGAAGTGAAGTGTGAAGTAGctttatgaagaaaaatagCATCGCACATGATAAGCATGGGAAAGTGAGGACGCGGAATGTATGTGAaggtaatagtaatagtaatagtaatagtaatagtagtGGGGACAAGTAGAAGGTGGTATAAAGATATTTGTTTACTTTTTGGATCCGATAGATTATTGAGGAGTGAATCTTGCTTGCATTGCATGTGCCATCTGTGTTTGTGTTGTAACTTTGCTTGCTTGTACAGATTCCGTGTTGTCCCTTTGTTGGAGTGAGATGCCGTGTGACAGTTTTTGGACTTTGGGCTTCTTGGAGGTAAGGTAGGTGGTCTTTTATGTTTGGGCCTATTGGACAGGTGCTCGCAGATCCAACTATGCACGTTCATGACTCATTCACGTCGAAATTTCTTTCCCACAATTTCTATTTGGattaatcaaattcaaatataattttttatgtttttggagttaaaatacaagttttaaagatttgtttaatacataatataagatattaaaaataagttgTCATATCATGAATTAATACATACGATAAATTAATTCTTAATTTAtcttatgttatatttatagttgaaatttatattCTCAATATGAGTTGAGTTATAaactaagataaaataaaaataataatttatttaattatttttaaaaactataatttaaaatttaaaattaaaatatgataaaatataaatattaaaataatttttaaaatctaatcttaaatataaaaatataaatgtaatcaaatataaatatatagataattaataaaatttcatcttaaatttaaaaatgaaatataaataattaatttaaaatatgcttatgattttatcacaaggatggttttatcttttatataatttaataaattagtatttaaaattataaaaatatgaaaattaattgaaatttcaaaataaatatcatttgtttacaaatgtatttttgccatttacatataatatatatcatatatttatttatattctaaaaaataaaatagaattatttagttatttatgaatttaaaaaaaaaaattatttagtagtgtcaatgaatagttttaaatataaaattattttattacttatttatatttttagtttcttttattaaattataaaaaaaattgtcttataAGAGATTATAAATTCCGCTAGAATTAACTCACAACTATAAGGTTCCAAATTCAAACTCAGAGCAAGACATCCAATATAGCAATATCGATATTTGTCAGTTGAGCTAAGAATTAAGaagaatttataatatttaaaatataataagctatttttttattaaaaaaatagtatgtaATTGTTCACAATTAGGGATGACAATATCACTCGGGTACCCACCAAAACTCGCTTGATTTAGGCATGGAAACTCATATTTGATTGGGTGTGGATGTAGTTtcctcaaaattaaaattatgggGCACTGGTGGATTTGGGGTGGTGATATTCAACCTACACCCGGACTCGcaagtaatattattataatttttaagttttatatacatatatatattgaatatattgaatatttttttaaatattaaaaattataattttatctcgatataaaatattttttttattttattattgtctaataattattattttactatattaattataatatatatgattttaaaatttataattttatttatataaataggtGCGGGCAGAGAAACCCAAATCCCATTGCAGGCGGAGATGAGACTTTGATTT from Cicer arietinum cultivar CDC Frontier isolate Library 1 chromosome 3, Cicar.CDCFrontier_v2.0, whole genome shotgun sequence encodes:
- the LOC101504031 gene encoding zinc finger protein CONSTANS-LIKE 15-like; translation: MSFPCDYCDSRSAVLYCRPDSAKLCLVCDQHVHSANALAFKHVRYQICQNCKNDAASVRCFTDNLVRCPRCDWEAHGDGDDDSSPPLHNRRRLDGLSGCPSVHEIVSALGLDLKLNDAVYVAEFEGPVVPVVQNRDEVYEQVVEVAKRKRDFEGSVCGGEVKNEFNFNDCSNEVDDSLLLQQTPFTSMLNWPSEFEVEAKKNNNNDYGTEPGVLLWDRNPTYQPPQVWDFQLQKSRDMTYDGAEEASLSVPKSMKHVLDMSSSTLGDYILSRNNQSDQSSSSHVKEKVESNKKTKDGLSSQSKLTKSITHGTNNIVPVMEPLLSGSENDSNIKAKVILEEQARNRGDAMLRYKEKKKTRRFDKHIRYESRKARADTRKRVRGRFVKATDTSDIQAG